DNA from Tripterygium wilfordii isolate XIE 37 chromosome 15, ASM1340144v1, whole genome shotgun sequence:
TCATATCCAATTGGGTCTTCTTGAAACTCCAAATCCTATGTTCGTTTTAATCCCTCAAATCACAAATCCGGTTCGATCTTATTTGACCGTCTCACTTAATAGTATTTCAATCCATAGAAAATGTCTAATACTTGAGCCCATAGAAAATGCCTAATTGATATGTAAAGAGGTAGGTTCATCCTTATAAACTACTTGGGATGAGACTTGGTATTTTAACTTGTATCCTCTTGTACCCATGAATCAAAAAAACTTGATAGACATCCGATTAGGGTTTAGTTGATGTTCTAACTGTGAACAATgcgatgaaaaaaaaaaaaaaactggtctTATGATAAGAACATGGAGTAATCATGGACCTGTATTCAGCGGCTGCAAATTGTGGGCTCAGTATGGCCTGCAACTACAGTCAACCAAGCCCATCAACaagtacacaaaaaaaaatctgtacTTCATACACAAATGACATAATCATGCACCTTAATTTGAAGGTTTGtgcttgtaacatttacattgaCACAAAATACAGATCACTTCTGAGGTTCCGATCCCGCAAAAGAGTGAAATGATCGACCCAACTTCAGATTTTGAATGCCATAGTCTCTCTTCAATCGGCCATTTCAACAGCATAAATGTCCTTTACAAGCTCCAATAACTCTCTACCCCCTTTTCATCAAAAGACAGAAAAAGAAGTCGTCGATCCAAGATCGAACACAAATGTAGCGAAAACGGACAAGACAATCAAGGAACTTTTCGTACCTCAAAATCAGGCAATCCCTGAACTCGGAAGTACAGTCATAATATAGTGCAGACACACTTGTTTTGCTTTGGTTGGGTCATTGCATTCTTTTCTGCAAGGAAAGGAGAAGGAATTAAACACAGTCTAGTAATAAACATGTAGAAAAATTGGTTTAAATAAACTTCAAGGAGTTGGGGAAACAGCCAAAAGGTGTAGTTTACAACAGTTTAATTTTTCACTTGTCCCCTTGAAGTTTCATAGCCGAAATATTTAAATTCTCTAATAGacagaacaaaacaaaacatgtatattttttatttccaaCAACTCCTGGAACAGCACAAGTGCCAGAGTAGTATAATATGGGAGGTTCATTCAAATAACTTTTGGCTTAAATATTGAGAACCTCAAAGAGCATAGTTATACCTTTCTCCATACGTGGTTGCACGACAACATGCATGGTTGTAACCCCACCAGGCATATCACATAGTGGACTTCGGCATTCCCCCAGTGTTCTGCTATTTTCCAATATTTTTCCTGCACTTATTAACTTCACATCTTTGACCGTTCTAGGACCATTCTCCTTTTCTGTCCAAGAAAATATTAAATGTGCTTAGTATCCAAATACTGAAATAGCTTGAATCATTAaataaaccacaaaaaaaactaaaaaccaaAGAAGAGGGATTTCAAGATTTGCATCAACCAATAACAACGATGACAAAGAAGATAGCTAGATCTCAATATTTCATTGACTTACCATCAGCAACTTCAGTCGTTCAAAAAAGGTCAAGAGTTGCCCGCTTATCAATAACTTACACACGGTGCTAAAGGTGAATGAGTAGAAGTCTATAGGTCAATACATAATATGAACAACAACAAACATGAATCCTTGGTTTCCTATTGTTACCCGGATTACATTGTATCTGAGAAACCAGGAAAAGAAGAGCAAAGAGGGGGGCAGGGGACTGGAAGAGAGGACAAAAAGAGTGGAAATGAGAAAGCAGTACGCCagcaaaacaataataaaattgtaAGCTCTGTCCCAGCTTGGGACTGACTCATCAGTCATGATTTTCATCAAAAAACTTCGATTAATATCCAAAAAGATTTTCTTGCAGACGTCTAGATGTCTTAAACATGGATGCTTGAAGTGCAATGGTTAAAGGAAGAGCAACGGCTACACTCTTTGAACATGTCAATTCAACCAATGCAACATTCAAAGCAATATTCGTTATAGGCATGTTAACGTCAATGGAGTACTTTATTGCATTTCAGGTAGAAGAAATAACACTATTCTCAACCACAGTAAGATAACCAAAAAAGGGGGCTAGGGGGTGGGGAATATTATATGTATGCCATAGACAACCTAGCATACATGTTTTTGATTGAGAAGACTAGTTTAAGCGACCACCTGTAAGTACATCTTCAAAAAAATATGCTATTACACACACATCAAATGAACAGTGTAATGATTCAATTCCCTAGCAAAGGTTCTCTATTTTACAGAAGAAAatgataattcaaatggaattTCAGCATCAAAATAAAACCAGACTCCACAATTCAAGCGCAGATCAGGCCGCGTAATCGTAAAGCCGCTGAGCCAAGTGATGATTAGGAAGATTGAAAAACACTTGGAATCTAATCCAAAAGTTATACCAACCTTTAGGCCATTGAGCAAGGACGCTTTCCTTTAAGGTTGCAACATTTGTAGCAGCAGAAAAACTTTTGGGACCAATATCTGATCCATCCGTCAAGCGGAATCTGACCTCAAACTGATCTTGCTCACCAGCCATCACAAACTTTTGAAACCTAAACAGGTCCTTCTCCCAACTCTCTGTCAAAACTCAGTTGGTTTTGCAAggataaattgataattgatatCCTCGTGAACTTCTAAAAGCCAGTCCTTACAATTACCAATAAGCATCAAGAACAACAGTTATTTCTGCAATCAGAAAAACATAAGTAAATTGAGATTTTGAGCCCCTTTCAGTTACATATCATCAAGAAGCAGACATGAGAATTCATAAATTGAAACCAATACACAAAAGAAAACATCATTATTCATAGACATTTAAACCCAGTAACTAAACTAATATTAAAATCGTCGTAAAGATACAGATTTTATTGAAATTCCGGAGGAGATAATTGGTAACAAATCtccaaaagaagaacaaaaactgTCCAATATATCACAGAGAGGAAAATTTGTAAAAACGAAAAAGGCAAGTGACAGCAGCTAAAACAGTGTTCGAATTGCTCAATATTGACGCGCAAAATCTCGAAATAGGCAACTGTGGTGAATCAAATCAACAGAGATAACCGAAGCAAAAACCACGAAAAATGAATAACCTTCAAACGCAACAGATTAAGACAGAGTGAATTCTATCCAACAGCAATTATTCAACAATAAGGGCCGAACCTCATCTTCAAATTGGTACtctcaaaattaataataataaaaaaagtcaACTGAAATCTCAACTGGGTTTTCTCCAAACCAATCAAAAGACCAGAACAAACCAACAAAAACCCATTTTCTGTGTTCTTACCCACTTCAAAACTCGATCTGGGTCGCTATCTCTtgtaccaaaaaaatccaatagaaaaagaagcaagaacCGATGCGT
Protein-coding regions in this window:
- the LOC120016588 gene encoding membrane-anchored ubiquitin-fold protein 1-like, with amino-acid sequence MAGEQDQFEVRFRLTDGSDIGPKSFSAATNVATLKESVLAQWPKEKENGPRTVKDVKLISAGKILENSRTLGECRSPLCDMPGGVTTMHVVVQPRMEKEKNAMTQPKQNKCVCTIL